A stretch of DNA from Pangasianodon hypophthalmus isolate fPanHyp1 chromosome 2, fPanHyp1.pri, whole genome shotgun sequence:
cccccttttcCACTACGTACGCAAAGCCGCGACTGTTAAGTGCGTGAAGTGTCCAACGTTCTACGCTTCGTTTTTTCAGTTGGATAAGGGCATCATCTGGGAGCTTGACCTCTTCTTCTTTATGGAATTTTCACAGTGAGCAAATCACTCACACTATTTATACTAAAAACGGCGTAGAATTGTGCGTAAGCGTGCGATTTGGGACGCACCTATAGCCCTACGTTTTCTAGAACATTAACTGCACATTAAAAcgtttttaaatataatgtttccTGAACTTTCGTATGTTTTTCTAGAATGTTTTCTGGACTTGCAAATGTTTTCCTAGGACGCAGTTCCTGGACACGCCTTTTTCTAGAAGATTTTCTTgattctaatgttttttttttttccaatttaaaTATTTCCTGGATATTAGTACCTTTTCCAGAACCTTTCCTGAACATTCATACTCTTTCCCaaacctcctcctcttcttctgaAACATCATGAAACATCATGCAGAACCTTGCGGGACGTCGTATTGCACTTTTTAACGTTCTCTACTAGAAACTGATGGCAGTCTGTCGAGTAAAATCTAAACGAAACAGGAAGTTGCCTGTCTAAACTgattacatttactttctttaaaCCAGACGtgaactatttattattattattatataacacacactttaaattatatataactgacctatttattaacaaatacgACATTTACAATAACCAACAGCCTTTAAAATGCGAATCTGATCCAACATTTGCGATGTTCGTACCGGTTGCGAGGGAAGTGGCGGGCGCTGCCGACGGGAGACGAGCCGCTCTTGAAGCTTCCTGCTCCGCTGAAACCGTTAAAGGCTCCGTTGGGAAATGGAGCCTACaggagataaacacacacacacacacacacacacacacacacacagttacatacagaACATGCTGATCTAAACATCTTCCTTGAAGGACACGGACCCTCAGATCTCATAATCTCACCGCTCACAGGGACGGAGACGGAGGAGAAGAACTTTCAGGAacggggagagaaagagaaagagagagagagagagagagagagagaattcccGAAAGTCCTTACTCTTCCCCCCGGATCCCTCTAATGCGCTTCGGTTTCTCATCACTGGGTCtcacagacacaaaaacacacgagtagaaaacacaaacaacatttGCGTAAGTTCGCATGCAAACTGTTAATACACAatataaattaacaaaacagTTCTGATTTCATCGTCACACAGACGCATAAATATCACGCTACAAACTATAAACTGTACTGACAGCAATCACAGCTAAAAGGTTGTGAGATAGAAGATCTCTGGACCTTCTCAACACCACAGCAAACACATTAAAgtcagacaataaataaataaataaataaataactctgtTTACCCAAAAATAACTCAACACCCGTTCACCACATTTTCACGCTGTCCTAttactacttcctgtttatgaCTCCGCCCCCACCTAGCAAAAGTCCAAGAACCTCCTAATGTTCTGTAACACCAGAACAATCACAACTCAATCCACTCCGTCTGTTTTACTGAAAAGCCAGATTTAGTTCAGAAGtttggaaaataaacatttttcgtTCTATTGTAGCATTTTGTCCTTTAATACGACGATAATCACGCGCAAAATCACGTACGCCCATTTAATCCCCACTCTGTAGCTCAATTTCCTATTACACTGCTTCGTATTAATTACATGATGTAATAACTAGCCTAGCATGTTAGTGAACacggctagctagctaaaaaaaaaatcacgaggCGTCATTAGCCGAGCCAGCATCGGATTGATTAACAGCGGCTCGGATAATCCCGTTACActtctttttcagttttaaatttttttgtttaggaGATCGACTTGTAGCCGAAGTTAACATCATCCACCACGGTTACCGTGGCAACAATACGTTCGTCACGCAGGCACGTCCTTACCAGCGGGGTTTCGAAGTACGGTGCAGGCGACGGGCTCCAGGAGGGCGGGACGAGGCTGTAGAGCGGATACTGCTGAGGCTGGAACACCTGCGGCAGGTAGAGCGGAGACGAGAACGGAGACTGAGCGCTTCCCGCGTACACGGACGAATCCACGGCGCCGTAGCCGTTCTTAGCAAAGAAGGTGTTTATGGCCTTAATGCGGgcctgaagagagagagagagagagagaaagcagaaatgTTCAATGTCAATATCACAGAAGGTAAATAACGACACGTTTTTATTCGTGAACGTGTCCCGGATCCCCTCAGATCTCATAATCTCACGGTCATCAGGGCAGAACCAACTgcaccgagagagagagagagagagagagagagagagagagagagagagagagagagagagaacagtagAGTAGtgaggagagaaaggaaaaaaagaaatctctaCAGCAGCAGTGGTTCTGGATCCTTCCAAGCGCGATACTGATCATCACTGGGGGAGAAAACACCGAGATAAGACCGTTTACACAAACGaggcttaaaaaaacaacaacaaaaaaaaaaaaaaacagattcctaaaataaatataagagaaataaacaaagccCTTAACAAATGATGCCTAAAACAATAACTACATAAACAAGGAGCCAAAATAAACAAGGCTTAAAAACGAGGTTGAAACAAAGGAGGCTCTAAACGAGGCTTAAAATTATATCTAAACAAAATCCTAAACACTAAACGAGATCTAAACGAGGCCCTTAACGAACAtttagggaagaaaaaaaaaagacctaaaTGAGCAAGGTCCTAAATGAATGAGCGAGAGCTTACCACGGCCCTCGATGAAGTTGATGGATTATGTAATGATggcacattaaaggtgcaatatggagctttaaatttttttttcaggcctaatttattcataaagaataataaaaactttAGGCTTTCATGAACTTTAATAACACACAAGTTTGCTTTTAAGGGAAAAAGGGGTGGGGCAGCTCTGCTTTTTGGGGGCGGAGCTCATTCCACAACAAGGTTTGAGTTTCTCtctggttgctatggtgatgtgAAAGACTTCAAACATCTAATCAGCAGTAAAAGCgactagccaatcacagcgcagggggcggttaaaaaaaaataaaaaaaataccaccACGACTTGTTTATTTATCCCAACAGCAGCTTCAAGAGACACCGTgcctttctctttttaaaaggtgtctgtttttcagggtctgaaataagctccgcccccacaTAGGTATCACAAGGCTGCATTTATAAGGTGTATGGAGTTTTACCTCGGGAGGCGGGGCCAGTTTGTAGCGTTTGGTTTGCGAGATGGAAAACGCCGCACATTtgatttatatgtaaataattataagaaaGGATGTTTATCAGGACACAGAACTGAACACTGAGAGACAGCGATAAGAACCAtttctgcaggtgtgtgtgtgtgtgtgtgtgtgtgtgtgtgtgaaacagtaAACACATCTCAGTGTGACCCCTAACTACCCCAACGATCTCCTTAAACCAGCACAGCTCCCGAGACGAGAGAATAAAACTCACCATTATGGGTTTCCCCTGAAACGTTTTCACTTCCTCCCGTAAATATCTATACGCCTGTGAAGAGAACGGGAACAGCAGCGTTACGAAACAGACAGGCGGTAGGAAATgatactggtgtgtgtgtgtgtgtgtgtgtgtgtgtgtgtgtgtgtgtgtggggtaccTGTTGGGCATCAGTATCAGACTGGAAGGTGATGTACCAGTTGTTATTGTGAGCAAATTCCACACTGATGACCTGAGGACACTTCTCACTTTTAAACAGAGCCTCAAcctcctgagagagagacacaaacataaaatacatcaacacacacacacacacacacacacacgaacacacgcgcgcgcgcacgcgaACACGCAAGGTGTCAAACAACATCTAAACAAACAAGTCCATCTAAACAAACGTGGAATGAAATGTCTAATTGgcgactttatttatttatttatttatttatttttggaccaaacacacacaagatggCCGCCACATGTTCCCTTGCGGTTGTTTGGAGCGTCGCTTGCGCACAGCCTCGGAAATTACCACCACCAGCATAAACAGTGGAGGAAATGAAGCACCATGTGACACAGCGTTCACTACAGACTGAACAAACTAGCGCTGCGTCTCAAATCACGTACTGCTGTACTAAACACACACGGAACGAAACGtctttaaaaacattacagGTAAACAAACCTGAGAtaattaaacatataaacaagCGAGCTCTAAAAACTGTTCTGGGTTCTGGGGGGCGTGTCTGACGGGCTCTGGGTTCTGGGGGGCGTGTCTGACGGGCTCTGGGTTCTGGGGGGCGTGTCTGACGGGCTCTGGGTTCTGGGGGGCGTGTCTGACGGGCTCTGGGTTCTGGGGGGGCGTGTCTGACGGGCTCTGGGTTCTGGGGGGCGTGTCTGACGGGCTCTGGGTTCTGGGGGGCGTGTCTGACGGGCTCTGGGTTCTGGGGGGGCGTGTCTGACGGGCTCTGGGTTCTGGGGGGCGTGTCTGACGGGCTCTGGGTTCTGGGGGGGCGTGTCTGACGGGCTCTGGGTTCTGGGGGGCGTGTCTGACGGGTTCTCACCTCCACAGGTGTGCTCTCAGGAACCTCTCGGAGGATGATGATGCAGCGCTTGTTATTGGGCCGGACCTTCTCCCCTTTCTCGTCCACTTGGACCATGGGAGACGCTGCAGAGTAAAACGTGTAAAGTGTAAACGTGTGTATGGACGTCGTTTTTAAACTAAAGGAAGTGAAAGTGAGAAGCGAGTGACGTGTCAGGTGTTTGTACCTTTCAGCACCTCCACGATCAGGtcgaggtcagaggtcaggagCTTCACACCCTCCATGTTGGCGACGGTCCAGATGGGAATGAACTGATCACCGTCCATCTGAGAGATCAGGTACAGGTCCTTCGACAGGTTCTctctaaacacacacgcacacacacacgcacgcacacacgcacgcacacacgcacgcacacgcacgcacacgcacgcacacgcacgcacgcacgcacgcacacgcacacacacacgcacgcgcacacacgcacgcgcacacacgcacgcgcgcacacgcacgcacgcacgcgcacacgcgcgcagACACACGCGCAGACAcacgcgcagacacacacacgcagacaacACACACGGAGACGATACAGaattttatatatctatatatagattggttaaaaattgtattagaattttctggccctgaaataaaCCCCACCCCCAGAAAAAGCCCCTCccccttttccttaaaaggtAACTTGTGAATTTAGGGCATTAATGTGCTTTAGTGCAGCTGTATTTCTGCTAACtattacacactgctgctttaacctgtgtgtgtgtgtgtgtaagggtgtgtgtaagggtgtgtgtaagggtgtgtgtgtgtgtgtgtgtaagggtgtgtgtaagggtgtgtgtaagggtgtgtgtgtaagggtgtgtgtaagggtgtgtgtgtgtgtgtaagggtgtgtgtaagggtgtgtgtgtgtgtgtaagggtgtgtgtaagggtgtgtgtaagggtgtgtgtgtgtgtgtgtaagggtgtgtgtaagggtgtgtgtaagggtgtgtgtgtgtgtgtgtgtaagggtgtgtgtaagggtgtgtgtgtgtgtgtaagggtgtgtgtaagggtgtgtgtaagggtgtgtgtaagggtgtgtgtgtgtgtgtgtgtgtaagggtgtgtgtgtgtaagggtgtgtgtgtgtgtgtgtgtaagggtgtgtgtgtgtgtgtgtgtaagggtgtgtgtaagggtgtgtgtaagggtgtgtgtgtgtgtgtgtaagggtgtgtgtaagggtgtgtgtaagggtgtgtgtaagggtgtgtgtgtgtgtgtaagggtgtgtgtaagggtgtgtgtgtgtgtgtaagggtgtgtgtaagggtgtgtgtgtgtgtgtgtgtgtaagggtgtgtgtgtgtaagggtgtgtgtgtgtgtgtgtgtaagggtgtgtgtaagggtgtgtgtgtgtgtgtgtgtaagggtgtgtgtgtgtgtgtgtgtaagggtgtgtgtaagggtgtgtgtgtgtgtgtgtgtaagggtgtgtgtgtgtgtgtgtgtaagggtgtgtgtaagggtgtgtgtgtgtgtgtgtgtaagggtgtgtgtgttagttacctGGAGAAGCAGAATTCCAGCTGTTTCTTAAGGGATTCCCTCAGACTCTCCTCAGACATCTCTTcctccactacacacacacacacacacacacacacacacacacacacacacacacacacacacacactttaatgatAGACGCGCAGCGTATTcgtgcactgtgtgtgttagtgaggggtgagtgagtgtgtgtgtgtgtgtgttattgaggtaggtgtgtgtgagacactgaCCCGGGTCGTACGGGCGGTACTCCAGTTGTGCCGGGTCGAGGCCGTTGAGCAGAGCGGCGTCTGCAGAAGGGGCGGAGTCTCCGTACGCAGCGCCGTATCCTTTACATCCTGAAGAGAAACAAAGCAATGTGATGTGCTTCCATACAGGTTCTGGAACCTTTTGAGGAACTAAGACAGTTCCTGGATAAGTTCCTGTTCCCACCTCCCCGCTAGCGGTTATGACAAACACAGTCGCCACACGGTGACCAATCAGAGCGAGGCGACATGATGGTGTTTAACGCGTACAGGAGCGCAAGGTGTTAACACCTGCCTTACCGTCCAGGTGTGCGCCGGGGGCGTGGTCTTCCTGCGGCCAATCAGGAGCTCCCGTGGCCTCCTCGGCGTTCTGGGAGAGAGGAGCTGATGCTTCCTGCCACACTTTAGCGTTAGGATTCAGACCGGTTCCCTTCGTggtcaccttcacacacacacacacacgcacacacacacacgggtgtaAAActccatcagccaatcacaggccgGGATTACAGACATGTGACTTCCACTGCAGACTTCCGGATTGTGTTTAGACACTGATAccgcgcacaaacacacactaactccaaacacacacacacacactaactccaaacacacacacacacacactaactccaaacacacacacacacacacactaactccaaacacacacacacggtttaaAATAGGATCTAATACGGTTAATCTGATTGACCTTGAGCacgacactgtgtgtgtgtgtgagagagagtgtgtgtgtgagagagagagtgtgtgtgtgtgtgtgtgtgagagagagtgtgagtgtgtgtgtgtgagagagagagtgtttgtgtgagagagtgagtgttttcatcacatgtttattttattaataaaatccagatcattaaaacatttaaacacgacacacagaaacattaacactttcaaaataaattattttttcttcagtttaaatttcactttattctgtttacttatttatatttatatatttattatttctgcgCGTCTTACGTTCAATAAACTATttctaaaatttatttattaatatttaattttgcatttgaCAAAATAAACACGCAATTCAAATAGcataataatttaacaaaataaaaatttgaaataattatacctatttatggttttatatttataaattattttttttttcacgttaaatgtataatttcttcggcttttatttcctcttattCTTTTCTCTCGtctttaaagatttatttattatatctttATTATATCTGTTATTAACcaaataattctaaaataaaattatattaagtattgttttttttttaaataataataatttattccaGTGAATTCTAAACATTatgatttcttctgtttttatttattcaatcacgtttatttatattattatttctgcatttattttaatatctaaaCATTACAAGATGTAGCTGtaatgttttacaaaaaaaaaaaaaaagattattttataaaataaatataaattttccagttttattctgtttttttgttctgaatgatttttatcgtcttcattttattctattttgttTCTCGTCGATCCTAAAGGTGACCTTCAGTTTCCTGAAGGACGTTAcagacataaacaaataaaaataataataatttttattattatatttatataattatattaaagcGGTCAGTGAGCAGCGTGTGTTTATTCGCCTGAACAGCGGAgagatttataaattaataaccGCTCAGAGACGTTCACTCCCTAGTGCACTACACCTAGTGCCCTTGATCAAGTGCACATCCTTCAGCAGCACGAGGCGACGATCAGCTCAAACTCCAACAGCTTTCAttagaataacaataataataaataaataaacaaataataataataataataatgataataaaaactACTATAAAAAGggattaaataaagtaaaaattacTTTAggagcaaaataaataaataaacaaacaaaccttgGTCAATATTACTagataatttataattaatggcatgtttattgttttaaagcttttagtagaatgtttttatgttatttaaagcaataataataatttttattttccacactgcatgtgtttttcttctgtttgtcACCATTTATTAAGAATTTTATGACTTGCATTAAGATGATAAGGTTTTAATCTGTAAAACAGACCTTTATAACGTTTCAGTTATAaatcagttatttaaaaaaacagagaggaaaagaaataaaaataaataaagaacaaaaacatgGTCTTAAAGCTAAAATAACCTGAAAAcaattgttttacttttttccctgtatgcatcacacacacacacacacacacactgtgcatgttattagagtaaataaataaagtaaataatatgGTGTAAAGTTGTGGTATTTAAAGCTAACTCGCTAAGCGCTAGCACAGCTAGCTTCCTCTTCTCTCGCGCGCGCACGTGGCCGGCTAGTTCTGTAAATTAGCAAAATAGCTCTTAAAAACAGAACTTTATCACGTTACATATATAATCTAAACTGCGCTACACACGATTTAAACCGCTTCTTtaagtttatatatttaaagtatttatttattcgctTGTTTTCATGCGGTTTAAACTGGAAGCTCGCGGCCTCGCGACTACAGCACGCGCGCGGATAAACAAAACTCACCTCCACAAACAGCAGCATGatgctttattttctcttcctcaGTCACTAAACTCCCGCTCAATCCACCTGACAGAGATATAAATccagatttgtttttcttaaaaataaataaataaataaataaaccgcaaaaaatattaaaaataataaagcagcGCGCGGTGTAAAGTTCAGCGCTGTGAGTCCTCGCGCACACTCGCACGCGCCAAGTGCCGGcgaggagggggagggggagtggggggggaggaggaggaggaggaggaggcgccCAGCGcggctctgattggtcagcacaCACGTCAATCATCAGACAGCTCGCGCGCTTACGCCCCCGCCTTCTCACTGACGGATTAGCGCTGGGTGAACGCACGCGGCGTCACGCAAAAGacgcgctctgattggtcccCCGCCACGTCCGCTGACGTACCCGGAAGTGAGTGTGAGCACATGGCGAGAAGCGAAACGCAGCcggtgtttttctttttcaagctAAATAACTTTCTCGGATCAGGATCATTTTAATGGAGAGATATGGGTTTAATTCACActtagtgatgatgatgatgatgatgatggaacTGAACACGGTTTAAACTCGGACTGCAccggaaacacacacacacacacacacacacgtcctttATCACGTCCTCTATCAACCAGTCGCGACCCAGAAACCAGCTGGActtcctctctgtgtgtttctcagactgcagtaacactaacactgtgtttattctctCACTAAATTAATGAGCTTTACATTAAATCCACTGAGGACTCAGGCAAAGAGGCTTACAGctataataactaaatatatctaaacaagtaaataataaccacaataactaaataaacaaaactcttCTGACATTTGTTGATAGTGACTGTATCATCATTCAACAACTaaactaatactactactactaaaaataataataatgttctttttttattgttttgctgcaaaaaaactttattattattattattattacaacagcaCAATAAtcaagttaataaataaatagataattaaatatatatatatatatatatatatatatatatatatatatatatatatatatatatatatatatatatatatatacatttatatttaaaatgattatttatagatagatagataaataaataaacgcatGTATTTATAGactgagtcaaatgaaaacattaattttttagTGCATTGTGCAGATTCCTCTAGAAAACAAAATCCTACAGTCGTTATTTCATTTGACCCGccctcatattattattattattattattttattttattattggcTTTTACTTTATGTgccaaaaacaagaaagaaagagagagagagagagagagagagagagagagatcagagccGTCCATAAAGCTTCACTCATAAAGCTATCATCAACtttacagaaaatatatttttaaatattatactgaggctataatataatataataatattatatattattatactgtcCTGCAATGACTTTGcaaaatttgtgatttgtgtgtttgtataaatttgatgaatttatcatttctgattattttattgtatatatatatatatctttataaataaataattagacagatagataaatagttTCTCTGTTTATAAATGAATCCTATTTAACACTATAATGGATTTAAAGCTGTGATGTTCGTCTCTAATCGACACTGTTGTGTAAATCTGATCTCTTCTGCGTTAATTCCACAGATCCATGCGGATTAACACTAAATTCAGATTAATTAATAATCAGAAACTTTAAATTAACCTGCAGCAAAGAAAATTATTTCCTTTACAGGAAACCGTAGTTAAGGAGACTGATGCGAAAtgtgatattattattgtttctctttttgtatccacagaaacagtgtgtgtgtgtgtgtgagagagtgtgtgtgtgtgtgagagagagagagagagagtgtgagtgtgtgtgagagagagagagagagtgtgtgggtgtgtgggtgtgtgtgtgagagagagagagagagagtgtgtgtgtgtgtgtgtgtgtgagagagagagagagtgtgtgtgtgtgtgagagagagagagagagtgtgtgggtgtgtgtgtgtgtgtgtgtgagagagagagagagagagagagtgtgtgtgtgtgtgtgtgtgagagagagagagtgtgtgtgtgtgtgtgtgtgtgtgtatgtgtgtgtgtgtgtgtgtgtgagagagagagagagagagagagagtgtgtgtgtgtgtgtgtgtgtgtgtgtgagagagagagagagagagagtgtgtgtgtgtgtgtgtgtgtgtgagagagagagagtgtgtgtgtgtgtgtgtgtgtgtgtgtgtgtgagagagagagagagagagagagtgtgtgtgtgtgtgagagagagagagagtgtgtgtgtgtgtgtgagagagagagagagagtgtgtgtgtgtgtgtgtgtgtgtgtgtgtgagagagagagagagagagagagtgtgtgtgtgtgtgagagagagagagagagtgtgtgtgtgtgtgtgtgtgtatgtatctgtgtacGATTCCtaacactgaacaccagctggAAGAAATCTAGTGAAAGTGTTTGTATAATACAGAACGAATGTCTGAGGTTGTTTGAGTGCAGAACTtaggaataaattaaaaaaagaagtcgtgataaataaatatgatggaATATGGAGGCAGTGTTGCACATTTAgtaactatttaaaaatatcatcagCAACAAAAAATGTCTAGTGACATTTTTAGCAAACGTTAGCGACTGTCCCGCCATCGATACGTCTCTCCAGCTCACACCacagctgctgctgttcctgacgaccaatcactgatcaccactgttcccaacaaccaatcactgatcaccactgttcccaacaaccaatcactgatcaccactgttcccaacgaccaatcactgatcaccactgttcccgacgaccaatcactgatcaccactgttcctgacgaccaatcactgatcaccactgttcctgacgaccaatcactgatcaccactgttcccaacaaccaatcactgatcaccactgttcctgacaaccaatcactgatcaccactgttcccaacgaccaatcactgatcaccactgttcccgacgaccaatcactgatcaccactgttcccgacGACCAATCCCCTATCATCATTGCTCCTGATggccaatcactgaccaccatcgTTCAAGGCAACCAATCCCCTATCATCATTGCtcccgacgaccaatcactgatcaccactgttcccgacGACCAATCCCCTATCATCATTGCtcccgacgaccaatcactgatcaccactgttcccgacgaccaatcactgatcaccactgttcccgacGACCAATCCCCTATCATCATTGCTCCTGATggccaatcactgaccaccatcgTTCAAGGCAACCAATCACCACTCACCATCAttcctgacgaccaatcactgatcagcgtTGTTTGTCCACCTGTGCATTTCTTCATTTAAACTCTTCTTGGTGATATTTACAGTAGTAAGTCGAGATGGACCGAAATCTCAGCCGCCaaaaatttcagctgaaaatggcatttttgtgttttagctgaaagagaaaaaagtctgagaataaaatgttttacgCTGCGCCGCATCTCAAATCACTTAcatccccgagtgttttatttcttacgcATTTTATATTCTGAAAATCTCACACTAAGTTcatctgatatgcaaatgaccGGGTCGATGcgatgaatatgcaaatcaggCCATGACGTCACACGGCGGCTTCTATCGCCCTCCTGAGCGCGTGtcag
This window harbors:
- the larp4ab gene encoding la-related protein 4, with amino-acid sequence MLLFVEVTTKGTGLNPNAKVWQEASAPLSQNAEEATGAPDWPQEDHAPGAHLDGCKGYGAAYGDSAPSADAALLNGLDPAQLEYRPYDPVEEEMSEESLRESLKKQLEFCFSRENLSKDLYLISQMDGDQFIPIWTVANMEGVKLLTSDLDLIVEVLKASPMVQVDEKGEKVRPNNKRCIIILREVPESTPVEEVEALFKSEKCPQVISVEFAHNNNWYITFQSDTDAQQAYRYLREEVKTFQGKPIMARIKAINTFFAKNGYGAVDSSVYAGSAQSPFSSPLYLPQVFQPQQYPLYSLVPPSWSPSPAPYFETPLAPFPNGAFNGFSGAGSFKSGSSPVGSARHFPRNRSHVKPPSRADGPQSDGFSGLSSTQNPRTGAGPNSDSVTSAESPLSPSENGLGDLGSSRARRGSYRGLRRRREDERTRPLPSTEVKTPPPKFDLATSNFPPLPGGVAGPLPGGVVTLTESVLENRMADVVKGLNRDKSDNSKQEVIKESRAAQEEVPSPVPATPTSTPAPQDTPTPSVAPQVKNPDECRTLTDAAPVLSPAPIITAAAQPDSAPKPTDSAPSSTPVQEPRKLSYAEVCQKPRKDPPPAPCLSPSPTPDPAQSPPTVSQPLRELRVNKADPETSRPAEKACEGRPPREPYRRGSAAKGAGFKLREHQRRPPQGRRSSPHTGYSNRRSGKEQNIPPRSPK